From Aquabacter sp. L1I39, the proteins below share one genomic window:
- a CDS encoding FUSC family protein encodes MSADSDTLFRAGTLGRLVPLAFRTRLGALVPRFLFGVRLASSVCLALYVTYMLELPNPFWAATTAAIVCQPNLGASLQKGRFRALGTVLGALALVSLLALFPQQRIAFLLCLALWCGLCGAAVVLLRNSAAYAAALSGITAAILFADSIADPTTAFVLGIGRVSEICIGIAAAAVVMLLTEPGAARLSLAGLMERTALQLRAGFLETLENGTETAAMAAARRKVVKALTPLGAAVDAATGEAAVLYSRRGNFRLALASLALALVGWRNAGRGAAAAGEATRAFRRALAARLARINPAAPERQALLSQAVGRQAVAEIEALRQQVAQADPSDRLLADATRDVALCLAHFIDAVVFLRTGAGDRKPVPRQPWVIADSLPAWQAGARAVLSVLVVSAFWIATAWPSGAFAVAFAVISTLIFASFGDEARMRASDYSLGVAAMTLLGSGIYFFVLPALSTFPALMALLFLLYVPLGMMQVGTWHSAVFLAMSITALPLLGIGNPVAYDPAGYFNVAFAIFAGSAAGTLFFIILPVMEPAQRAARLIRLSVRDLRRLSRDPGGSLSRRWQALLTRRLESLPPQASLEQDGTLLALLAMGLAVIKLRAAVGGGAGDRTLAEALAALAQGRPTAALHHLEALTAPAATTPAPALVWAEVQAEVAVLAEAILAHTALLGPREPMTAPARA; translated from the coding sequence ATGAGCGCGGACAGTGATACCCTTTTCCGGGCGGGAACCCTCGGGCGGTTGGTGCCGCTCGCATTCCGAACCAGGCTCGGCGCACTTGTTCCCCGGTTCCTGTTCGGGGTCCGGCTGGCATCCTCCGTCTGCCTCGCTTTGTATGTCACCTATATGCTGGAACTGCCCAATCCGTTCTGGGCGGCCACCACAGCGGCCATCGTCTGCCAGCCCAATCTCGGAGCTTCCCTCCAGAAAGGCCGCTTCCGCGCCCTGGGCACCGTGCTCGGCGCGCTGGCGCTGGTGTCCCTGCTGGCGCTGTTTCCCCAGCAGCGCATCGCCTTCCTCCTGTGTCTCGCCCTGTGGTGTGGCCTGTGCGGGGCCGCCGTGGTGCTGCTGCGCAATTCCGCCGCCTATGCCGCCGCCTTGTCGGGCATCACCGCCGCCATTCTTTTCGCCGATTCCATCGCCGACCCCACCACCGCCTTCGTCCTCGGGATTGGCCGGGTGAGCGAGATCTGCATCGGGATCGCCGCCGCCGCCGTGGTCATGCTGCTCACCGAGCCCGGTGCCGCGCGGCTTTCCCTCGCGGGCCTGATGGAGCGCACCGCTCTCCAACTGCGTGCCGGCTTCCTGGAGACGCTCGAAAACGGGACTGAGACCGCCGCCATGGCCGCGGCCCGGCGCAAAGTGGTCAAGGCCCTCACCCCGCTGGGCGCAGCCGTGGACGCGGCGACCGGCGAGGCGGCCGTCCTTTATTCGCGGCGGGGCAATTTCCGTCTGGCCTTGGCGAGTTTGGCCCTGGCGCTCGTGGGTTGGCGCAATGCCGGTCGCGGGGCGGCCGCTGCGGGTGAGGCGACCCGCGCGTTCCGGCGTGCGCTGGCCGCGCGGCTCGCGCGCATCAATCCGGCGGCGCCCGAGCGGCAGGCCCTGCTCTCCCAGGCCGTGGGGCGGCAGGCGGTGGCGGAGATCGAGGCGCTGCGCCAGCAGGTGGCGCAGGCCGACCCATCCGATCGTCTCTTGGCGGATGCCACCCGCGATGTGGCCCTCTGCCTCGCGCACTTCATCGATGCGGTGGTGTTCCTGCGCACCGGGGCGGGCGACCGCAAGCCAGTGCCGCGTCAGCCCTGGGTCATCGCCGACAGCTTGCCCGCCTGGCAAGCGGGCGCGCGCGCTGTCCTGTCGGTGCTGGTGGTGAGCGCCTTCTGGATCGCCACCGCCTGGCCGAGCGGCGCCTTTGCGGTGGCCTTCGCGGTGATCTCCACCCTCATCTTCGCCTCCTTCGGCGATGAGGCGCGGATGCGGGCGAGCGATTACAGCCTCGGCGTCGCGGCGATGACGCTCCTGGGCAGCGGGATCTATTTCTTCGTGCTTCCCGCGCTCTCCACCTTCCCGGCGCTGATGGCCCTGCTGTTCCTCCTTTATGTACCGCTCGGCATGATGCAGGTGGGCACCTGGCACAGCGCGGTCTTCCTCGCCATGTCCATCACGGCGCTGCCGCTCCTGGGCATCGGCAATCCCGTTGCCTATGATCCGGCAGGCTATTTCAACGTCGCCTTCGCCATCTTCGCCGGCAGCGCGGCGGGAACCTTGTTCTTCATCATCCTGCCGGTGATGGAGCCGGCGCAGCGCGCGGCCCGGCTGATCCGCTTGTCCGTGCGGGACCTGCGGCGGCTCAGCCGCGATCCGGGCGGATCGCTTTCCCGGCGCTGGCAGGCATTGTTGACACGCCGGCTGGAGAGCCTCCCCCCGCAGGCGAGCCTGGAGCAGGACGGCACCTTGCTGGCGCTTCTCGCCATGGGGCTTGCCGTCATCAAGCTGCGGGCCGCCGTGGGCGGCGGGGCGGGCGACCGGACGCTGGCCGAAGCCCTCGCCGCATTGGCCCAAGGCCGTCCAACAGCCGCCCTGCATCATCTCGAAGCCTTGACGGCGCCCGCCGCCACCACGCCTGCGCCTGCCCTGGTGTGGGCGGAGGTGCAGGCCGAGGTGGCGGTGCTCGCCGAGGCCATTCTCGCCCACACCGCGCTTTTGGGCCCGCGCGAGCCCATGACCGCGCCCGCCCGCGCCTGA
- the poxB gene encoding ubiquinone-dependent pyruvate dehydrogenase, whose amino-acid sequence MFSRNVADLMVDTLAEAGVERIYGVVGDSLNGLTEALRTTGKLRWLHVRHEEVAAFAASGEAQITGKLAVCAGSCGPGNLHLINGLFDAQRSRTPVLAIAAQIPSAEIGGGYFQETHPQTLFQECSVYCELVSDPAQMPFVLENAIRAAVGQRGVAVIVIPGDVALKPAPERAISAPQGLLPPAPVVVPAARELDALADLLNGAERVTLFCGRGCAGAHAELMQLAETLKSPMVHALGGKEAVEYDNPYDVGMTGFIGFSSGYEAMHACDVLLMLGTDFPYKQFLPTAVKIAQVDIRPANLGRRCKLDLGIVGDVRATLTALLPRLDVKADRLHLDDAVTRYHHAREDLDALAEGTPGRKPIHPQYLARLVSAQAEDNTAFTFDVGTPTIWAARYLKMNGKRRMVGSLVHGSMANALPHAIGIQAAEPTRQVISLSGDGGFSMLMGDLITLKQEKLPVKVVIFNNGVLGFVALEMKAAGFVELGTDLENPDFAAMANAMGIFALRVEDPGDLPDALDAVLAHEGPAVLDVVTATQELSMPPTIGIEQARGFGLWMLRAVLSGHGTEVIDLAGTNLLPR is encoded by the coding sequence ATGTTCTCGCGCAACGTTGCGGACCTCATGGTGGACACGCTGGCCGAGGCCGGTGTGGAGCGCATCTATGGTGTGGTGGGCGACAGCCTGAACGGCCTCACGGAGGCCCTGCGCACCACAGGCAAGCTGCGCTGGCTCCATGTGCGGCACGAGGAGGTGGCGGCGTTCGCGGCATCCGGAGAAGCGCAGATCACCGGCAAGCTGGCGGTGTGCGCCGGCTCCTGCGGGCCCGGCAACCTGCACCTCATCAACGGCCTGTTCGATGCCCAGCGCAGCCGCACGCCGGTGCTCGCCATCGCCGCGCAGATCCCCTCCGCCGAGATTGGCGGCGGCTATTTCCAGGAGACCCATCCCCAGACCCTGTTCCAGGAATGCAGCGTCTATTGCGAACTGGTCTCCGACCCCGCCCAGATGCCGTTCGTGCTGGAAAACGCCATCCGCGCGGCGGTGGGCCAGCGGGGCGTCGCGGTGATCGTCATTCCCGGCGATGTGGCCCTGAAGCCCGCCCCCGAGCGCGCCATTTCCGCGCCGCAGGGCCTTCTGCCGCCGGCGCCCGTTGTGGTGCCCGCCGCCCGGGAACTGGACGCGCTGGCGGACCTCTTGAACGGCGCCGAGCGCGTCACTCTTTTCTGCGGCCGGGGATGCGCCGGGGCGCATGCCGAGCTCATGCAGCTCGCCGAGACGCTGAAAAGCCCCATGGTCCATGCGCTCGGCGGCAAGGAAGCGGTGGAATACGACAATCCCTACGATGTGGGCATGACCGGCTTCATCGGATTCTCGTCCGGCTACGAGGCCATGCATGCCTGCGACGTCCTGCTCATGCTGGGCACGGACTTCCCCTACAAGCAGTTCCTGCCCACCGCCGTGAAAATCGCCCAGGTGGACATCCGCCCGGCCAATCTGGGCCGCCGCTGCAAGCTCGACCTCGGCATCGTCGGCGACGTTAGGGCCACCCTCACGGCGCTGCTGCCGCGCCTGGACGTGAAGGCCGACCGGCTGCACCTGGATGATGCAGTGACGCGCTATCACCACGCGCGGGAGGATCTGGACGCCCTGGCGGAAGGAACGCCCGGCCGCAAGCCGATCCACCCCCAATATCTCGCGCGGCTCGTCAGCGCGCAGGCCGAGGACAACACCGCCTTCACCTTCGATGTGGGCACCCCCACCATCTGGGCGGCGCGCTATCTGAAGATGAACGGCAAGCGCCGCATGGTGGGTTCGCTGGTGCACGGCTCCATGGCCAATGCCTTGCCGCACGCCATCGGCATCCAGGCCGCCGAGCCCACCCGCCAGGTGATCTCGCTCTCCGGCGATGGCGGGTTTTCCATGCTGATGGGCGATCTCATCACGCTGAAGCAGGAAAAGCTCCCCGTGAAGGTGGTGATCTTCAACAATGGCGTGCTCGGCTTCGTGGCGCTGGAGATGAAGGCCGCCGGCTTCGTGGAACTGGGCACGGACCTTGAAAATCCGGACTTTGCGGCGATGGCCAACGCCATGGGCATTTTCGCCCTGCGCGTGGAAGATCCCGGCGACTTGCCGGACGCGCTGGACGCGGTGCTCGCCCATGAGGGGCCGGCGGTGCTGGACGTGGTCACCGCCACGCAGGAGCTCTCCATGCCTCCCACCATCGGCATCGAGCAGGCCCGCGGCTTCGGCCTGTGGATGCTGCGCGCCGTGCTGAGTGGCCATGGCACCGAGGTCATCGACCTCGCCGGCACCAATCTCCTGCCGCGCTGA
- a CDS encoding DUF1656 domain-containing protein — protein MFSEINILGVYVAPFAVMLLLAWLAMMPLSLISVRLGLLRHVWHPGLFKLCVYVIVLAAIVRAWSAWT, from the coding sequence ATGTTCAGCGAGATCAACATTCTGGGTGTCTATGTGGCCCCCTTCGCCGTGATGCTGCTGCTCGCCTGGCTCGCCATGATGCCGCTGAGCCTCATCAGCGTGCGCCTGGGCCTCCTGCGCCATGTCTGGCATCCCGGCCTCTTCAAGCTCTGCGTCTACGTCATCGTCCTGGCGGCGATCGTGCGCGCCTGGAGCGCGTGGACCTGA
- a CDS encoding response regulator transcription factor, translating into MSRPHSRTAPAPAAPVVIVVDDDADLRDALSSLFRSIGLEVASFASAAELLAAKLPDAPRCLVLDIRLPGVSGLDFQNQLTKSDLDLPIIFMTGHGDIPMTVRAMKAGAVDFLTKPFRDQDMLDAVAAAIEIDRVRRAEREAAARLRTLYGGLTEREKQIMALVTSGLMNKQVAGEVGLSEITVKIHRGNVMRKMEAHSLADLVRMAEALGVRVEKS; encoded by the coding sequence ATCAGCCGTCCGCACAGCCGAACCGCACCTGCCCCCGCAGCGCCCGTTGTGATCGTCGTCGACGACGACGCGGACCTGCGGGACGCCCTGTCCAGCCTGTTCCGGTCCATCGGGCTGGAGGTGGCGTCCTTCGCCTCCGCGGCGGAGCTTCTGGCCGCCAAGCTCCCCGACGCGCCCCGCTGCCTCGTGCTGGACATCCGCCTTCCCGGCGTCAGCGGCCTGGACTTCCAGAACCAGTTGACCAAGTCCGACCTGGACCTGCCCATCATCTTCATGACCGGGCACGGCGATATTCCCATGACGGTGCGGGCCATGAAGGCCGGCGCGGTGGACTTCCTCACCAAGCCCTTCCGCGACCAGGACATGCTGGACGCCGTCGCCGCGGCCATCGAGATCGACCGGGTCCGGCGCGCCGAGCGCGAGGCCGCCGCCCGGCTCCGCACGCTCTATGGGGGCCTGACCGAGCGCGAAAAGCAGATCATGGCGCTGGTGACATCCGGCCTCATGAACAAGCAGGTGGCCGGGGAAGTAGGGCTGAGCGAAATTACCGTTAAGATTCATCGCGGTAACGTCATGCGCAAGATGGAGGCCCACTCCCTGGCCGATCTCGTGCGCATGGCCGAGGCCCTCGGCGTCCGGGTGGAAAAGAGCTAG
- a CDS encoding efflux RND transporter periplasmic adaptor subunit produces MTSIDLPAEARTSPLAPVLRVLATLAVAAIAGALCWEIWLTYMATPWTRDGTVRAYVVTLAPQVSGRIVELPVKADQFVHKGDVLMVIEPDDYQIALANAEAAVARAKADLDNKQAEAERRAHLTTLAVSDEEKQIFASSAAMALAAYQQALAARDKAKLDLHRTTIVSPVNGYVTNLLTQVGDFATTGQRALSVVDADSFWVDGYFEETLLNTIHVGDRAEVTLMAYPERLTGHVTGIGRGIAVPNAQPDGSGLATVNPVFTWVRLAQRVPVRVVLDQVPPSLTLSAGLTATISILDEAPQPASGTSPAPLRR; encoded by the coding sequence ATGACCAGCATCGACCTTCCCGCCGAAGCCCGCACCTCTCCCCTCGCGCCGGTCCTGCGCGTCCTGGCAACCCTGGCGGTCGCTGCCATCGCCGGGGCGCTGTGCTGGGAGATATGGCTCACTTACATGGCCACGCCCTGGACCCGCGACGGCACAGTGCGCGCCTATGTGGTCACCCTCGCCCCGCAAGTGTCCGGGCGCATCGTCGAATTGCCGGTGAAGGCCGACCAGTTCGTCCATAAGGGCGACGTGCTCATGGTGATCGAGCCTGACGACTACCAGATTGCCCTCGCCAATGCGGAGGCGGCGGTCGCCCGCGCCAAGGCGGACCTCGACAACAAGCAGGCCGAGGCGGAGCGGCGGGCGCACCTGACCACATTGGCCGTCTCCGACGAGGAGAAGCAGATCTTCGCGTCGAGCGCGGCCATGGCGCTTGCCGCCTACCAGCAGGCCCTTGCCGCGCGCGACAAGGCCAAGCTCGACCTCCATCGCACCACCATCGTCTCGCCGGTGAATGGCTATGTGACCAACCTGCTCACCCAGGTGGGCGACTTCGCCACCACCGGCCAGCGCGCTTTGTCGGTGGTGGATGCCGACAGCTTTTGGGTGGACGGCTATTTCGAGGAGACTTTGCTCAACACCATCCATGTGGGCGATCGGGCCGAGGTGACGCTGATGGCCTATCCCGAGCGCCTTACGGGCCATGTCACCGGCATCGGGCGCGGCATCGCCGTGCCGAACGCGCAGCCCGACGGCTCTGGCCTGGCCACCGTGAACCCCGTCTTCACCTGGGTTCGCCTCGCCCAGCGCGTGCCGGTCCGCGTGGTGCTGGACCAGGTGCCGCCCTCCCTCACCCTTTCGGCCGGGCTCACCGCGACCATCTCCATCCTGGATGAAGCGCCGCAGCCGGCCAGCGGGACGTCCCCGGCGCCCCTCCGCCGCTGA
- a CDS encoding FdhF/YdeP family oxidoreductase produces the protein MGVAKTIRPYHQPAGGWGALKAMGTALVQQHVAVAGMETLARMNQPGGFDCPGCGWGDPKHTSPFEYCENGGKAVAWEMTARRCTPDFFAAHTVTELAALNDYELEMEGRLTHPMRYDAASDRYLPVSWEDAFALVGAHLNALPDPNMADFYTSGRASNEAAFLYQLFAREYGTNNFPDCSNMCHEATSVGLPQSIGVGKGTVVLEDFARADCIFIFGQNPGTNSPRMMTELRNASRRGATILSFNPFRERALERFQAPQSPVEMATLSSTPISSRLFQVRVGGDVALIKGLMKHLVASDADARAKDQAPVLDWDFIRGHTQGIDALIADLDATSWDDIVRKSGLARADIIFAAEAYMRAERAILVYGMGITQHRHGTQNVQQIANLALLRGNVGREGTGICPVRGHSNVQGDRTVGITEVPSPALLDALEARYGFTPPKAPGHNVVTALDAMVKGEAKVFIGLGGNFAAAIPDWQLTQEAMRQLDLTVHIATKLNRSHLVHGRDALILPCLGRTEVDMQASGPQSVTVEDTMSMVHASIGHNAPASEHLKSEPAIIAGLARATLGTRSKVEWEALVADYGLIREEIEAIFPIFQGFNTRIRVPGGFHLTSLARERIWATATGKANFLVCEGLCEDPQVGVDDVLWLTTVRSHDQYNTTLYSLSDRYRGVYGQRDVIFLAEAEMERRGLAEGDRVDIVTVSRDGIERAVRAFRVVPYAFPEGSCAAYYPETNPLVPLYAHDPQSFTPASKGVPVRLVKSPPRAA, from the coding sequence ATGGGCGTCGCAAAGACCATCCGTCCCTATCACCAGCCCGCCGGCGGCTGGGGCGCGCTCAAGGCCATGGGCACGGCCCTGGTGCAGCAGCATGTGGCCGTCGCCGGCATGGAGACCTTGGCGCGCATGAACCAGCCCGGCGGCTTCGATTGCCCCGGTTGCGGCTGGGGCGATCCCAAGCACACCTCGCCCTTTGAATATTGCGAGAATGGCGGCAAGGCGGTGGCCTGGGAGATGACCGCCCGCCGCTGCACCCCCGATTTCTTCGCCGCCCACACGGTTACCGAGCTTGCGGCGCTGAACGACTATGAGCTGGAGATGGAGGGCCGCCTCACTCATCCCATGCGCTATGACGCGGCCAGCGACCGCTACCTGCCGGTGAGCTGGGAGGACGCGTTCGCCCTGGTGGGCGCGCATCTCAACGCGCTGCCAGACCCCAACATGGCGGATTTCTACACCTCCGGCCGGGCCTCCAATGAGGCGGCGTTTCTCTACCAGCTGTTTGCCCGCGAATACGGGACCAACAACTTTCCCGACTGCTCCAACATGTGCCACGAGGCCACCAGCGTCGGCTTGCCCCAGTCCATCGGCGTGGGCAAGGGCACGGTGGTTCTGGAGGACTTCGCACGCGCCGACTGCATCTTCATCTTCGGCCAGAATCCCGGCACCAATTCGCCGCGCATGATGACGGAGCTGCGCAACGCCTCGCGGCGCGGCGCCACCATCCTGTCCTTCAATCCCTTCCGGGAGCGGGCGCTGGAGCGCTTCCAGGCGCCGCAGAGCCCGGTGGAGATGGCGACCCTCTCGTCCACGCCCATCTCGTCCCGCCTGTTCCAGGTGCGGGTGGGGGGCGACGTGGCGCTCATCAAGGGGCTCATGAAGCATCTGGTGGCGTCGGATGCCGACGCCCGCGCCAAAGACCAGGCCCCCGTGCTCGATTGGGATTTCATTCGCGGCCACACCCAGGGCATCGATGCCCTCATCGCCGATCTCGACGCCACCTCCTGGGACGACATCGTGCGCAAGAGTGGCCTTGCCCGCGCGGATATCATCTTTGCCGCCGAAGCCTATATGCGCGCCGAGCGGGCCATCCTCGTCTATGGCATGGGCATCACCCAGCATCGCCACGGCACGCAGAATGTGCAGCAGATCGCGAACCTGGCGCTGCTGCGGGGCAATGTGGGGCGCGAGGGCACGGGAATCTGCCCGGTGCGCGGCCATTCCAACGTGCAGGGCGACCGGACGGTGGGGATCACCGAGGTTCCGTCCCCGGCGCTGCTCGATGCGCTGGAAGCCCGCTACGGCTTCACCCCGCCCAAGGCCCCCGGCCACAATGTTGTGACGGCGCTGGACGCCATGGTGAAGGGCGAAGCCAAGGTCTTTATCGGCCTTGGCGGCAATTTCGCCGCGGCCATTCCAGACTGGCAGCTGACGCAGGAGGCCATGCGCCAGCTGGACCTCACCGTCCACATCGCCACCAAGCTCAACCGCAGCCATCTCGTCCATGGGCGCGATGCGCTGATCCTGCCGTGCCTGGGGCGCACCGAGGTGGACATGCAGGCGAGCGGCCCCCAGTCGGTGACGGTGGAAGACACCATGTCCATGGTGCACGCCTCCATCGGCCACAATGCGCCCGCCTCGGAGCATCTGAAGAGCGAGCCCGCCATCATCGCCGGGTTGGCGCGGGCAACGCTCGGAACGCGGTCCAAGGTGGAATGGGAAGCGCTGGTGGCCGACTACGGGCTGATCCGGGAGGAGATCGAGGCCATCTTTCCCATCTTCCAGGGCTTCAACACCCGCATCCGCGTCCCCGGCGGCTTCCACCTCACCTCGCTCGCCCGCGAGCGCATCTGGGCGACGGCAACGGGCAAGGCCAATTTCCTGGTCTGCGAAGGGCTTTGCGAGGACCCGCAGGTGGGGGTGGACGACGTGCTCTGGCTCACCACCGTGCGCAGCCACGACCAGTACAATACCACGCTCTACTCGCTCTCCGATCGTTATCGCGGCGTCTATGGCCAGCGCGACGTGATCTTCCTCGCTGAAGCCGAGATGGAGCGGCGTGGACTGGCGGAAGGGGACCGCGTGGACATCGTGACGGTCTCGCGCGATGGGATCGAGCGGGCGGTGCGGGCGTTCCGCGTGGTGCCCTATGCGTTCCCGGAGGGGAGTTGCGCCGCCTATTATCCCGAGACCAACCCGCTGGTGCCGCTCTATGCGCACGATCCGCAGAGCTTCACCCCGGCCTCGAAAGGCGTCCCCGTCCGCCTGGTGAAATCTCCCCCGCGCGCGGCGTGA
- a CDS encoding sensor histidine kinase, with protein sequence MPGTRSALLPKPEPKGTGFVGQLLVACLCLAIFLVDTVSPLDMAIAVLYVVVVLLSSNWFKSTGLMLIGTGCVGLAVISFFVMHAQDYNLASVMRCVVSIAAISVTTLLCLRNLEATASLRAQAALLDLSHDAIFVRDPADAILYWNVGAERLYGWSRDEALGFAATSLLRTVLPAPRAEIMATLEATAHWEGEVIHTTRDGRKVTCLSRWSLQRDARGRSQGIMETNHDITARKAAENDLHRAQADLAHVTRVSTMGELTASIAHEVNQPLAAVVTNGEACLRWLRRPVPDLGEAENTVTRMIANARRASEVVARLRALVRRGEPDHHPIAPAELVEESVLLLERELANHRVRLELELDPDLPPIKGDRIQLQQVLINLGLNAIQAMDAVPEQARLLTIRGTLADASLEPEGDRLIALTVEDTGPGAQLQPLVSLFTPFVSTKKDGIGIGLSISRSIVEAHGGRISADSAPQGGLRFTFTLPAAGETPPPRAKETLS encoded by the coding sequence ATGCCCGGCACGCGAAGCGCCCTGTTGCCTAAGCCCGAGCCGAAGGGAACCGGCTTTGTCGGGCAGCTGCTGGTGGCGTGCCTGTGCCTGGCGATCTTCCTGGTCGACACCGTGTCGCCCCTCGATATGGCCATCGCCGTGCTCTACGTGGTGGTAGTGCTGCTGTCATCGAACTGGTTCAAGAGCACCGGCCTGATGCTCATCGGTACCGGCTGCGTGGGGCTGGCGGTGATCAGCTTCTTTGTCATGCACGCGCAGGACTACAATCTGGCATCGGTCATGCGATGCGTGGTGAGCATCGCCGCCATCTCCGTGACGACCTTGCTATGCCTGCGCAACCTGGAGGCCACCGCTTCCCTGCGGGCGCAGGCCGCCCTGCTCGACCTCTCGCACGACGCCATCTTCGTGCGCGATCCCGCCGATGCCATCCTCTATTGGAACGTGGGCGCGGAGCGCCTCTATGGCTGGTCGCGGGACGAGGCGCTGGGCTTTGCGGCCACCAGCCTGCTGCGCACGGTGCTGCCGGCGCCGCGCGCCGAGATCATGGCGACCCTGGAGGCCACCGCGCACTGGGAGGGCGAGGTGATCCACACCACGCGCGATGGGCGCAAGGTCACGTGCCTCAGCCGCTGGTCGCTCCAGCGGGACGCGCGGGGGCGCAGCCAGGGCATCATGGAGACGAACCACGACATCACGGCGCGCAAGGCGGCGGAGAACGACCTGCACCGAGCGCAGGCGGACCTGGCGCATGTGACGCGCGTGAGCACCATGGGGGAACTCACCGCCTCCATCGCCCATGAGGTGAACCAGCCGCTGGCGGCGGTTGTCACCAATGGGGAAGCGTGCCTGCGCTGGCTGCGCCGGCCGGTGCCCGATCTCGGCGAGGCGGAAAACACGGTCACCCGCATGATTGCCAATGCCCGCCGCGCCAGCGAGGTGGTGGCGCGGCTGCGCGCCCTGGTGCGCCGGGGGGAGCCCGATCACCACCCCATCGCCCCGGCCGAACTCGTGGAGGAAAGCGTGCTGCTGCTGGAGCGGGAGCTGGCCAATCACCGCGTCCGGCTGGAGCTGGAGCTCGACCCCGATTTGCCCCCCATAAAGGGCGACCGGATCCAGTTGCAGCAGGTTCTGATCAATCTGGGGCTCAATGCCATCCAGGCCATGGACGCGGTGCCCGAGCAAGCCCGCCTCCTGACCATTCGCGGAACCCTCGCGGACGCCAGCCTGGAGCCCGAGGGGGATCGCCTGATCGCCCTGACGGTGGAGGATACGGGCCCCGGCGCGCAGTTGCAGCCCTTGGTCTCTCTTTTCACGCCCTTCGTCTCCACCAAGAAGGACGGGATCGGCATCGGCCTGTCCATCTCGCGCTCCATCGTCGAGGCGCATGGCGGCCGGATCTCGGCCGACTCCGCGCCGCAGGGCGGGCTGCGCTTCACCTTCACCCTGCCCGCCGCCGGCGAAACACCGCCGCCTCGCGCCAAGGAAACCCTGTCGTGA
- a CDS encoding cytochrome ubiquinol oxidase subunit I, with protein MDISALLLSRIQFAFTISFHIIFPAFTIGLAAWLTFLEACHLITGERIYRRLSDFWMKIFAVAFGLGVVSGIVMAFQFGTNWSELSRRTGPIQGPLLGYESFTAFALEAAFFGVLMFGRDRVPRWAYLVACLMVSLGTSLSAFWIMVNNSWMQYPTGFSLTPDGVFVPTDWSAIIFNEAVWTRFPHMVLAAYVTSAFCVAATGAWYMLRGTAVQEGRAMAVMGLRLAAILVPMQLGFGHLVGDFVHDRQPAKFAAIEGRWNDQQPASEILIAWPDPANERNRFEVAVPYLGSIIGSMSLTSKELGIKSFPPEDRPPVAISFFAFRIMVGCGLLMLALAWTGTVLSFGEGILKARLFLVATASSFPLGFIATLTGWFTAEVGRQPWVVYGQLRTADAVTPFLTTHEVAITFVMIAAVYALIFGFGVLYLFRLLRAGPIPANEISLYATNPKRPLSVPGASPGVSGAAPLGE; from the coding sequence ATGGACATCTCCGCCCTTCTCCTGTCGCGCATCCAATTCGCCTTCACCATTTCCTTCCACATCATCTTCCCGGCCTTCACCATTGGCCTTGCCGCCTGGCTCACCTTCCTGGAGGCCTGCCATCTCATCACGGGGGAGCGCATCTATCGGCGCCTATCGGATTTCTGGATGAAGATCTTCGCCGTGGCCTTCGGGCTCGGCGTCGTCTCGGGCATCGTGATGGCGTTCCAGTTCGGCACCAATTGGAGCGAATTGTCCCGCCGCACCGGGCCCATCCAGGGGCCGCTCCTGGGCTATGAGAGCTTCACCGCCTTCGCGCTCGAGGCCGCCTTTTTCGGCGTGCTGATGTTCGGGCGCGATCGCGTGCCGCGCTGGGCCTATCTGGTGGCGTGCCTGATGGTGTCGCTGGGCACCAGCCTGTCGGCCTTCTGGATCATGGTCAATAACAGCTGGATGCAATATCCGACCGGCTTCAGCCTGACGCCGGACGGCGTCTTCGTGCCCACGGACTGGTCGGCCATCATCTTCAATGAAGCCGTCTGGACGCGCTTCCCGCACATGGTGCTGGCGGCCTATGTGACCTCCGCCTTCTGCGTGGCGGCCACGGGCGCCTGGTACATGCTGCGCGGCACGGCGGTGCAGGAGGGCCGCGCCATGGCCGTCATGGGCCTGCGGCTTGCCGCCATCCTGGTGCCGATGCAGCTCGGTTTCGGCCATCTGGTGGGCGATTTCGTCCATGACCGCCAGCCTGCCAAGTTCGCCGCCATCGAGGGCCGCTGGAACGACCAGCAGCCGGCGAGCGAGATCCTCATCGCCTGGCCCGACCCGGCGAACGAGCGCAACCGCTTCGAGGTGGCGGTGCCCTATCTCGGCTCCATCATCGGCTCCATGAGCCTGACCTCCAAGGAATTGGGCATCAAGAGCTTTCCGCCCGAAGATCGGCCGCCTGTGGCCATTTCCTTCTTCGCCTTCCGCATCATGGTGGGCTGCGGCCTCCTCATGCTGGCCTTGGCCTGGACCGGCACCGTCCTCAGCTTCGGCGAGGGCATCCTCAAGGCGCGCCTTTTCCTGGTGGCCACCGCCTCGTCCTTCCCGCTCGGGTTCATCGCCACGCTCACCGGCTGGTTCACCGCCGAGGTGGGGCGCCAGCCCTGGGTGGTCTATGGCCAATTGCGCACGGCGGATGCGGTGACGCCCTTCCTGACCACCCACGAGGTGGCGATCACCTTCGTGATGATTGCGGCGGTCTATGCGCTGATCTTCGGCTTCGGCGTCCTCTACCTCTTCCGGCTGCTGCGCGCCGGCCCCATCCCTGCGAACGAGATTTCCCTCTACGCCACCAATCCCAAGCGTCCCCTGTCCGTGCCCGGCGCCAGCCCCGGCGTTTCCGGCGCCGCCCCTCTTGGAGAATGA